A window of Mycolicibacterium holsaticum DSM 44478 = JCM 12374 genomic DNA:
CCCGGCCGACCTGCAGATCATGTACGGCGCCGACGGCCGGCGGCGGCTGCCCGAACTCGAACTGCCCTGGCTGTCCGGTTACCAGAATTCGGCCCCGGTACGGGTGGGCAACGCCGCGGCAGACCAACTGCAACTCGACGTATGGGGCGAGGTGCTCGACGGGCTGCACCTGGCCAGAGATTGCGGGTTGCCGACCGACAACACCGCCTGGGACGTTCAGCGCGCACTTCTGGACTTTCTCGAGGGCAACTGGACAAAGCGCGACAGCAGCCTGTGGGAAATCCGCGGGCCCGCACGCCATTTCGTGCACTCCAAGGTCATGGCATGGGCCGGGGTCGACCGGGCGGTGCGCACTGTCGAAAACCACGACCTGCCCGGACCGCTCGGCAGATGGCGCGCCTTGCGCGACGAGATCCACGCTGACATCTGCCACCGCGGATACAACGCGCAGCGTGGTTCGTTCACCCAGTCCTACGGTTCTGATCACCTTGACGCCGCGCTGCTACTGCTGCCACGGGTGGGCTTTCTGCCCTACGACGATCCGCGCATCGTCGGCACCGTGCAGGCCGTGCAAAAGGAGCTCAGCTGCGACGGGCTGCTGTTGCGGTACCTGCCGGAAAAAAGCGACGACGGCCTTCCCGGCGGGGAGGGGGCATTTCTGGCCTGCAGCTTCTGGCTCGTCGACGCGCTGTGCGGCATCGGCCGCCCCGCCGAGGCCACCGCGCTCTTCGAGCGTCTGCTGGATCTGCGCAACGACGTCGGACTGCTCAGCGAGGAGTACGACCCGAAAGCCGGCCGGCAACTGGGCAATACGCCGCAGGCCTTCAGCCTCGTCGGCTTGATCAACAGCGCGCGACAGCTCAGCGGCCACCACACCATGACGTCGGCACACCACCGTCGACAACAGCTCCCTCACCGGCGTGAGCGTGCCCGGCCAAATCACAATTAGTTCTCAGCTTGCAATCGTTGCTGAACAGCAATCAAAGGCGTAGGACGGAAATGACGCCCCGTCCACGGATTGATCCGCAGAGGAGCAGCAATGACACTCACTTTGGCCGGCGCCGACCAGGCCAGCCGCAAAACACCCGCCACGTCGACCACCGACACCGAGCGCCTGCAACGCGAGGTCGCTCAGCTGCGGGACAAGCTGGCCGGCCAACCCGTGATCGAACAGGCCAAAGGGATGCTCATGCAGACCTTCGGCCTCAGCTCCGAGCAGGCGTTCGATGTCCTTCGCGTGCTGTCGCAAGACAGCAACGTCCGGTTGCGCCGGGTCGCATGCTGCGTCGTCGACTACTGGACGCGCTGCGGGCCCCGACCCGACTTCGATGCCGCCGCCGAATTCCTGCAGACCTTGCGCACGGGGTTACGCGCAACCGTCGGCGATCACTGAACCCGGCCGACAAGGCGCGCGGCTACGCCAGCAACGTCAGAACGACCCAACCGGCCACAGCCGACGGAAGCATCGCGTCGATGCGGTCCATGATGCCGCCGTGACCGGGCAGCAGGGTGCCCATGTCCTTGATCTTGAGGTCGCGTTTGACCTGCGACTCGACCAGATCCCCGAGGACGCCGGTGACGACGAGCATCAGTCCCAGGGGCACCCCGACCCATGCGGGCTTGTCCATCAGGAACGTCACCGAAAGCACCGCGGCCCCGACGCCGAACAGCAGCGATCCGCCCAGCCCCTCCCAGGACTTCTTCGGGCTGATCGCCGGCGCCATCAGATGCTTGCCGAACAGCACCCCGGCCACATATCCGCCGATGTCGGCGAACACCACCGTGGCGATCACCGTGAACACCCGGGCCCCGCCGCGGTCCTGGAAGATCAGCAGCGCGGTGAAGCTGGCGAACAACGGCACCCACGTCGCCAGCAGCACCGTGGCGGCGATGTCGCGCAGGTAGTTGACCGGCTGCTGGCGCAGCCCGTGCCCGACGAGCCGCCACACCATGCAGACGACGATCGTGCCGCCGTACGCGCCGAGCACCCCGGCCGGGCCGTAGGGCCAGCTCAACCAGATCATCGCCTGGCCGCCGAGCAGCAGCGGGACGGCCGGCAGGTCGTAGCCGGCCTCACGCAGCCGGCGAATCACCTCGTGGGTGGCGATCGGGATGAAGAAGGCCAGCACCGGCAGCCAGCCGATCGGCCAGAACAACAGCGTGCCGATCGCCACACCGCCCAGCAGCACGCCGACGCCGATGGCCGCGGGCAGATCGCGACCCGCCCGCGACTTCTTCTTGGGCGGCTCGCTTGGGCCGGCTTCGGTGTCTGCCACGGGAGTCGCTTGCTGTCGGGCCACTAGACCTCCAGCAACTCGCCTTCTTTGTGCTTGACGAGGTCGTCGATCTGCGCCGTGTACTGGTGGGTGGTCTTGTCGAGGTCCTTCTCCGCGCGGGAGACCTCGTCCTCGCCGGCCTCGCCGTCCTTTTTGATGCGGTGCAGTTCCTCCATCGCCTTACGGCGGATGGCACGCACCGACACGCGCGCGTCCTCACCCTTGGCCTTGGCCTGTTTGACCAGGTCACGGCGGCGTTCTTCGGTGAGCTGCGGGATGGCCACCCGAATGATGTTGCCGTCGTTGGTGGGGTTCACCCCGAGATCGGAGTTGCGGATCGCGTCCTCGATGTTGCGTAGTTGGTTCGTCTCGTACGGCTTGATCACCACCATCCGCGCTTCAGGCACGTTGATGCTCGACAGCTGCGTGATGGGGGTTGGCGAGCCGTAGTAGTCGACGGTGACGCGCGCGAACATGCCGGGGTTGGCGCGGCCGGTGCGGATGGACGCCAGGTCGTCGCGCGCCACCGCCACGGCCTTTTCCATCTTCTCTTCGGCGTCGAAGAGGGTTTCCTCGATCACGGTGCTTCTCCTGTTCCTGCTTCTCGGTGCACAACCGACCGTCAGGTGGTGACCAGTGTTCCGATCTTCTCACCTGCGACGGCCCGCGCGATATTGCCGTCGACCAGAAGGTTGAACACCAGGATCGGCATACCGTTGTCCATGCACAGGCTAAACGCGGTGGCGTCGGCGACTTTCAGGCCGCGGTCGATGACCTCGCGGTGGCTGATCGCGGTCAGCAGCTCGGCGTCGGGGTGCACGCGGGGATCGGCGGTGAAGACCCCGTCGACCGCCTTGGCCATCAACACCACCTCGGCGCCGATCTCCAGCGCCCGCTGCGCCGCGGTGGTGTCGGTGGAGAAATACGGCAGGCCCATGCCTGCGCCGAAGATCACCACCCGGCCCTTTTCCAGGTGCCTGCGCGCTCGCAGCGGAATGTACGGTTCGGCGACCTGACCCATCGTTATCGCGGTCTGCACCCGGGTGGCGATGCCTTCCTTTTCCAGGAAGTCTTGCAGCGCAAGGCTGTTCATCACCGTGCCGAGCATGCCCATGTAATCGCTGCGGGTGCGCTCCATACCGCGCTGCTGCAACTGCGCGCCGCGGAAGAAGTTACCGCCGCCGATGACGACTGCCACCTGCACGCCGCTGCGGACCACTTCGGCGATCTGCCGGGCGACCAGGTGCACGACGTCGGGGTCCAGGCCCACTTGGCCACCGCCGAACATCTCGCCGCCGAGCTTGAGCAGCACGCGGGTGTACATCGGGCGGATGGACGCGGCGGAGGACGATGGGCCGGCGCCGTTCGGGCCGTTCGGCTCCGAAGCCGCCTGACCGGCGGCGGCGCTGTCGACGGGGTCCGCCATCCGACTCCTTCGAGGTCCTCGCTAGGTTCCCCTCATCCTGCCTCATGGCGGCCACCCCGGCGCTGTGGGGTGGGTGTGGATCAACCCAGGTGCGCCGAGAGTAACCAGGCCGGCACCGATTTGCGGCCCTTCGGCTCATCGCGCACGTCGGTCACGGGGAAAAACTCCTCGAAACCCTCGGGGAGCGTCCCGTGGACGCGCGCCGGCCTGATCTCGTCGATCGTCCAGTACTTCGACACGACGTCGCGCAGCTCGTCCTCGGTGACGGGGTTGGCCGGGCCGTCGGGCATTCCGGCCTTGTCGAAAACCAGCACGAAGTATGACGCGCCGGGTGCGGCGGCCCGCACGATGGACTGCTGATATCCCTCCCGCAGTTCGACCGGCATCGAGTGGAACAGCGTCGAGTCGACGATCGTGCCGAACCGGCCGTCGTAGCCGCCGAAGTCGGTGATGTCGGCGACCTCGAAGGTGGCGTTGGTCAGGCCGCGCTGAGCGGCTTGGGCCCTGGCCAGTTCGATCGCGGTGGGTGATTGGTCCAACCCCACGGTGGTGAACCCGCGTTCGGCCAGGTACAGGGAGATGGCGCCCTCCCCGCAGCCGGCGTCGAGCACATCGCCGGTGAACTTGCCTTGGTCGATCAATACGGCCAGTTCGGGTTGGGGTTCGCCGATGCTCCACGGCGGCCGGGCGCCGATTCCCATGGCATCGGCCTCGCCCTTGTACGCGCTTTCAAACATCTCGCCCGTGGGTTCTGTCATCCATTCGGTATATCAATTAGGTTGATATGTGTCAATATCCTTGACATGACATCGCTTGGCGATGCCGGCTCGGCCGGCGAGATGCTCGAAGACCAGCCGCTGGGCTATTTGCTGTCGCGGGTGGCCGACGCGCTGCGCGCGGAGGTGACCGCAACCGTCCTTGATCCGCTGGGGCTGGCCTTCCCGCAGTACATCTGCATGCGGATCCTGTCGAAGTACCCGGGCCAATCCAACGCCGACCTCGCCCGTTACGTCAACGTCTCCCCGCAGGCGATGAACATGGTGCTGCGGGCGTTGGAGGGTCGCGGCCTGGTCTCCCGGCCGGCCGCCGTCTCCTCGGGCCGCTCGTTGCCCGCCGAGCTCACCGCCGCGGGGCGCGAGGTGCTCAAGCGCACCGACCCCGGGGTGCGCGAGGCGGAGCGAAAGTTGATGGCGAACCTGACCGCCGCGCAACGACGCGAGTTCAAGCGGATCCTCGTGGTGCTCGGCACCGATTGAGTTCTGCGCAACCGCGGCGCCTCAGGCCAGAATGTGGCGATGAAGATCGTTCTGGCGCCTGACTCGTTCAAGGAGTCTCTGACCGCGTCGCAGGCGGTCGCGGCGATGCGCGCCGGCGTGCAGGCGGTGCTCCCGGAGGCCGAGTGCGTGGAAATGCCCATGGCCGACGGCGGCGAGGGCACCGTCGAGGCCGTCGTCAACGCGCTCCACGGCCAGCGCGTCGAGGCGCTTGTCCATGACGCGTTGGGCAGGCCCGTCACCGCCACCTACGGTTACGTACCGCTGCGCCAACTGGCGGTGATCGAGGTCGCCGCCGCCGCCGGCCTGGAGCTGATACCGCCGGGGCAACGAGATGTGCTGCGCGCCAGCAGCTTCGGTGTCGGCCAGCTTATCCGGTCCGGACTCGACCGCGGTGCCGAGGACTTCCTGATCGGGCTGGGCGGGTCGGCCACCAACGACGGCGGCGCGGGCATGCTCGTCGCGCTGGGCGCGGTGATGGCCGACGCCGCGGGCGGCCCGCTCGAACCGGGCGGCGCCGCACTGCAGCGGCTCGACCGCATCGACATCGCCGGCCTGGATCGCCGACTACGCGACGTGCGGATCCGCGTGGCGTCCGATGTCACCGCTCCCCTGCTCGGCCCGACGGGCGCCAGCGCGGTGTTCGGTCCCCAGAAAGGTGCCGGCCCTGCCGATGTGACGCGGTTGGACGCGGCGCTGTCGCGACTGGCGGCCGTCACAGCGACGACGCTGGGCCGTGCGCAGCCGCAGCGGCAGGGGGCCGGTGCGGCAGGCGGTCTCGGGTTCGCGCTCGCCGAGTTCCTCGACGCCGACATCAGACCCGGTGTCGAGGAGGTCGCCCGCACCGTCGGCCTCGAACGGGCGCTGCGCGGCGCCGACTGGGTGTTCACCGGCGAAGGCAGCGTCGACGCCCAAACCGTCATGGGCAAAACACCGTTCGGCGTCGCGCAGCTGGCCGCGACGGCCGGTGCCCGGGTGGTGATCTTCGCGGGCCGCGTCGCCCCGGACGCGTCGGTGTTGCTGGACTACGGGGTGGACCGGCTGGTGGCGATCACCGCCGAGGCAACGCCGATCGAGCAGGCGCTGCGCGACGGGGCCACCTGCCTGACCCGCGCGACCGCAGAGGTCTGCCGCGAGATCGCCGGTTAGTCAGTCCTGGATGCGTCGCCAGGGCTTTGCCTCTTCGAGTTCATAGGCCAGCCCAAGCAGCCGCGCCTCCTGCCCCAGCGGCGCGGCGAACATCATGCCGACCGGCAGCCCAGACGCCGATTCGGCGAGCGGCAACGAGATGGCCGGTTCCCCGGTGGCGTTCTGCAACGGGGTGTAGGCCACCCACTCCACCAGGCGATCGATCACCTGCTGGTAGTCCGCGGTGGGATCGAGATGGCCGATCCGCGGCGTCACATCGGCCAATGTCGGGGTCAACAGCACGTCATAGGTGCCGGTCAGCCGGGACGTGATGCGCCGGATGCGCGACAACCGCGCGATCGCCAGCGGCAACCGGTGCAGGTTGCGCGCCGCGTGCTGCTCGAGGCCGAGGGTCAGGTTGTCCAACTTGGCCCGGTCGAAGCTCGGACCGAACCCGTGACGGCCGCTGCGCACCAGCGCGAACGCCAAAAACGACCAATACAACAGGAAGTCGTCCATGAACCGCGACGGGACGGGGTTGTCGATCGTGGTGACTTGGTGCCCCAGTTCCTCGAGCAGCGCCGCGGTCTTCAAGGTGAGCTCGCGAACTTCCGGGCTGGCGTCCCGCGCGATCGACTCGGTGCACACCGCGATCCGGAGCCGCTGCTTGGCGGGGTGGGTGACATCGCCGATACCGGGCAGCTTCGGGTTGGCGTATGCCCGTTCCATCTCCCGGTAGAACGCCGCGGTGTCGCGGACCGATCGGCTGACCACGCCGTTGGCCACGATGCGCAGCGGCATCCGGCGCACGTCCTTGTCCAGCGGCAACCGGCCACGAGAGGGCTTCAGGCCGACCAATCCGTTGCACGAGGCCGGAATTCGGATGGACCCGCCGCCGTCGTTGGCGTGGGCGATCGGCACCGCCCCGGCGGCGACGAACGCCGCCGATCCCGACGACGACGCGCCGGCGGTGTGTTCGGTGTTCCACGGATTGCGCACCGGCCCCAGCCGGGGATGCTCGGCCGACGCGCTGAACCCGAACTCCGAGAGCTGTGTCTTGCCGAGCGGCACAAGGCCGGTGGCCAGGAACCCTTTCGCGAAATCGCCGTCGGCCGGTTCGGGTCGCGGATCCCATGCGTCGGTGCCGCTCATCGTGGGCATGTCCGCGACGGCGACGTTGTCCTTGAGGTAGGACGGCACCCCGTTGAAGTAGCCGCCGTAGGGACGCGGCGCGTTCGCACGGTTGCGGGCCCGGTCGAACGCCTCGTAGGCCAAGCCGTTCAGCGCCGGGTTGAGGGCCTCGGTGCGGGCGACGGCGGCCTCGACGAGTTCGGCCGCCGACACCGTGCCCGCCTGCAGTGCGTCGACCAGAGCGACGGCGTCGAGGTCACCGAGGGCGTCGTCACCGAAGGCGTGAATGCGTTCCATGCCGTGACGGTACCAAGTCGTACCGCCACGGCGTGGGCACTACCGAAATAGCCGAGCGCGGTACAGGTTTAGGCCTGGCCGACCTCGAAGCGCACGAACCGGGTGATCGTCACGCCTGCGTCATCGAGCAGCGCCTTGACGGTCTTCTTGTTGTCAGACACCGATGGCTGGTCGAGCAGCACGACGTCCTTGTAGAAGCCGGTCACGCGGCCCTCGACGATCTTGGCCAGCGCCTGCTCGGGCTTGCCCTCGTTACGGGCGGTTTCCTCGGCGATGCGGCGCTCGTGGGCCACCACGTCCTCGGGCACGTCGTCGCGGGTCAGGTACTTGGCCTTCAGCGCGGCGATCTGCAGGGCGGCCGCGTGTGCGGCCTCCGTGTTCGACCCGGTGTACTCGACGAGCACCCCGACGGCGGGAGGCAGGTCGGCGGCACGTTTGTGCAGATAGGTCTCCACGGTGCCGTCGAAGTACGCGACGCGACGCAGCTCGAGCTTCTCGCCGATCTTGGCCGACAGG
This region includes:
- a CDS encoding glycerate kinase, which codes for MKIVLAPDSFKESLTASQAVAAMRAGVQAVLPEAECVEMPMADGGEGTVEAVVNALHGQRVEALVHDALGRPVTATYGYVPLRQLAVIEVAAAAGLELIPPGQRDVLRASSFGVGQLIRSGLDRGAEDFLIGLGGSATNDGGAGMLVALGAVMADAAGGPLEPGGAALQRLDRIDIAGLDRRLRDVRIRVASDVTAPLLGPTGASAVFGPQKGAGPADVTRLDAALSRLAAVTATTLGRAQPQRQGAGAAGGLGFALAEFLDADIRPGVEEVARTVGLERALRGADWVFTGEGSVDAQTVMGKTPFGVAQLAATAGARVVIFAGRVAPDASVLLDYGVDRLVAITAEATPIEQALRDGATCLTRATAEVCREIAG
- a CDS encoding ANTAR domain-containing response regulator, with the protein product MTLTLAGADQASRKTPATSTTDTERLQREVAQLRDKLAGQPVIEQAKGMLMQTFGLSSEQAFDVLRVLSQDSNVRLRRVACCVVDYWTRCGPRPDFDAAAEFLQTLRTGLRATVGDH
- the pyrH gene encoding UMP kinase; this translates as MADPVDSAAAGQAASEPNGPNGAGPSSSAASIRPMYTRVLLKLGGEMFGGGQVGLDPDVVHLVARQIAEVVRSGVQVAVVIGGGNFFRGAQLQQRGMERTRSDYMGMLGTVMNSLALQDFLEKEGIATRVQTAITMGQVAEPYIPLRARRHLEKGRVVIFGAGMGLPYFSTDTTAAQRALEIGAEVVLMAKAVDGVFTADPRVHPDAELLTAISHREVIDRGLKVADATAFSLCMDNGMPILVFNLLVDGNIARAVAGEKIGTLVTT
- a CDS encoding phosphatidate cytidylyltransferase, with the translated sequence MARQQATPVADTEAGPSEPPKKKSRAGRDLPAAIGVGVLLGGVAIGTLLFWPIGWLPVLAFFIPIATHEVIRRLREAGYDLPAVPLLLGGQAMIWLSWPYGPAGVLGAYGGTIVVCMVWRLVGHGLRQQPVNYLRDIAATVLLATWVPLFASFTALLIFQDRGGARVFTVIATVVFADIGGYVAGVLFGKHLMAPAISPKKSWEGLGGSLLFGVGAAVLSVTFLMDKPAWVGVPLGLMLVVTGVLGDLVESQVKRDLKIKDMGTLLPGHGGIMDRIDAMLPSAVAGWVVLTLLA
- the tsf gene encoding translation elongation factor Ts; amino-acid sequence: MADYTAADVKRLRELTGAGMLDSKNALVESGGDFDKAVELLRIKGAKDVGKRAERATAEGLVAAKDGALIELNSETDFVAKNAEFQAVAEQIVAAAAAAKAGDVDTLKAAKLGDSTVEQVIADLSAKIGEKLELRRVAYFDGTVETYLHKRAADLPPAVGVLVEYTGSNTEAAHAAALQIAALKAKYLTRDDVPEDVVAHERRIAEETARNEGKPEQALAKIVEGRVTGFYKDVVLLDQPSVSDNKKTVKALLDDAGVTITRFVRFEVGQA
- a CDS encoding MarR family winged helix-turn-helix transcriptional regulator encodes the protein MTSLGDAGSAGEMLEDQPLGYLLSRVADALRAEVTATVLDPLGLAFPQYICMRILSKYPGQSNADLARYVNVSPQAMNMVLRALEGRGLVSRPAAVSSGRSLPAELTAAGREVLKRTDPGVREAERKLMANLTAAQRREFKRILVVLGTD
- a CDS encoding amidase, giving the protein MERIHAFGDDALGDLDAVALVDALQAGTVSAAELVEAAVARTEALNPALNGLAYEAFDRARNRANAPRPYGGYFNGVPSYLKDNVAVADMPTMSGTDAWDPRPEPADGDFAKGFLATGLVPLGKTQLSEFGFSASAEHPRLGPVRNPWNTEHTAGASSSGSAAFVAAGAVPIAHANDGGGSIRIPASCNGLVGLKPSRGRLPLDKDVRRMPLRIVANGVVSRSVRDTAAFYREMERAYANPKLPGIGDVTHPAKQRLRIAVCTESIARDASPEVRELTLKTAALLEELGHQVTTIDNPVPSRFMDDFLLYWSFLAFALVRSGRHGFGPSFDRAKLDNLTLGLEQHAARNLHRLPLAIARLSRIRRITSRLTGTYDVLLTPTLADVTPRIGHLDPTADYQQVIDRLVEWVAYTPLQNATGEPAISLPLAESASGLPVGMMFAAPLGQEARLLGLAYELEEAKPWRRIQD
- a CDS encoding class I SAM-dependent methyltransferase produces the protein MTEPTGEMFESAYKGEADAMGIGARPPWSIGEPQPELAVLIDQGKFTGDVLDAGCGEGAISLYLAERGFTTVGLDQSPTAIELARAQAAQRGLTNATFEVADITDFGGYDGRFGTIVDSTLFHSMPVELREGYQQSIVRAAAPGASYFVLVFDKAGMPDGPANPVTEDELRDVVSKYWTIDEIRPARVHGTLPEGFEEFFPVTDVRDEPKGRKSVPAWLLSAHLG
- a CDS encoding glycoside hydrolase family 15 protein — encoded protein: MPAIEDYALIGDLQTAALVGRDGAIDWLCLPHFDSPACFAALLGGADAGTWQMAPAGGGPATRRKYRDDSLVLETEWQTEHGSVRLIDLMPPRGVAADVVRIVEGLGGEVAMAMTLRLRFDYGHVVPWVRRLDGGLSAIAGPDAVWLRTPVDTHGRDLTTFAEFTVAEGQRIPFVLTHQLSHLPAPEPVDAERALAETERWWSKWMAQCQYTGSWQPEVRRALMLLKALTFAPTGGILAAATTSLPEQLGGPRNWDYRYCWLRDATFTLQALLGTGFAEEARAWREWLVRAVAGDPADLQIMYGADGRRRLPELELPWLSGYQNSAPVRVGNAAADQLQLDVWGEVLDGLHLARDCGLPTDNTAWDVQRALLDFLEGNWTKRDSSLWEIRGPARHFVHSKVMAWAGVDRAVRTVENHDLPGPLGRWRALRDEIHADICHRGYNAQRGSFTQSYGSDHLDAALLLLPRVGFLPYDDPRIVGTVQAVQKELSCDGLLLRYLPEKSDDGLPGGEGAFLACSFWLVDALCGIGRPAEATALFERLLDLRNDVGLLSEEYDPKAGRQLGNTPQAFSLVGLINSARQLSGHHTMTSAHHRRQQLPHRRERARPNHN
- the frr gene encoding ribosome recycling factor, producing MIEETLFDAEEKMEKAVAVARDDLASIRTGRANPGMFARVTVDYYGSPTPITQLSSINVPEARMVVIKPYETNQLRNIEDAIRNSDLGVNPTNDGNIIRVAIPQLTEERRRDLVKQAKAKGEDARVSVRAIRRKAMEELHRIKKDGEAGEDEVSRAEKDLDKTTHQYTAQIDDLVKHKEGELLEV